In one window of Aceticella autotrophica DNA:
- the hemW gene encoding radical SAM family heme chaperone HemW translates to MTETGIYIHIPFCKKKCFYCDFNSYTGCESLYYVYTDALKKEIALRKDTLFNTVSSIFIGGGTPNVLSAECIKEILYMIYRYFNVMSDAEITIELNPGLITEERLRIYQEIGINRISIGLQAWQNRLLKKIGRLHTIEDFIENYRISRKYFSNINIDLIYALPGQTFEDWKETLSKVVELKPNHISCYGFILEKDTVFYNLYIKGKLKMPSDDFEIDLFHYTIDFLQKCGYNHYEISNYAINSYECRHNILYWKDMQYIGFGAGAYSFDGDKRTGNIKGIKEYIEMINNKRIAIIEEEQLKKKDKMSEFMFLGLRMMEGVNDREFKHRFSKSMFLVYKDAINKNIDLNLLMREGDRVYLTLKGMDVSNNVFEDFLI, encoded by the coding sequence ATGACAGAAACTGGAATATATATTCATATTCCTTTTTGTAAGAAAAAATGTTTTTACTGTGATTTTAACTCCTATACAGGCTGTGAGTCTCTGTATTACGTTTATACAGATGCACTTAAAAAAGAAATAGCATTAAGGAAAGATACATTATTTAATACTGTATCATCGATTTTTATAGGAGGCGGTACACCAAATGTTTTGTCAGCTGAATGTATTAAAGAAATATTGTACATGATTTATAGATATTTTAATGTAATGAGTGATGCGGAAATCACTATAGAATTAAATCCTGGTCTTATCACAGAAGAAAGATTGAGAATTTACCAAGAGATTGGTATAAACAGGATAAGTATAGGGTTGCAGGCATGGCAAAACAGGCTTTTAAAAAAGATAGGAAGATTGCATACAATTGAAGATTTTATAGAGAATTATAGAATTTCTCGTAAGTATTTCAGCAATATAAATATTGATTTAATATATGCACTTCCCGGACAAACTTTTGAGGATTGGAAGGAAACATTGAGTAAAGTTGTTGAGTTAAAGCCCAATCATATATCATGTTATGGTTTTATACTTGAAAAAGATACTGTGTTTTATAATTTATACATAAAAGGTAAGCTTAAGATGCCGAGTGATGATTTTGAAATAGACCTTTTTCACTATACCATAGATTTTTTGCAAAAATGTGGCTATAACCATTATGAGATTTCAAATTATGCTATTAATTCCTATGAATGCAGGCATAATATATTGTACTGGAAAGATATGCAATATATCGGCTTTGGAGCTGGTGCATATTCATTTGATGGAGATAAGCGAACGGGTAATATTAAGGGTATAAAAGAATACATTGAGATGATTAATAATAAACGTATTGCAATTATAGAAGAAGAACAATTAAAAAAAAAAGATAAAATGTCTGAATTTATGTTTTTAGGCTTAAGAATGATGGAAGGAGTAAATGATAGGGAATTTAAGCATAGATTTTCAAAAAGCATGTTTTTAGTATATAAAGATGCAATAAATAAAAATATAGATTTAAACCTATTGATGAGAGAAGGGGACAGAGTATATCTTACTTTAAAGGGAATGGATGTATCAAATAATGTTTTTGAAGATTTTTTAATTTGA
- the hrcA gene encoding heat-inducible transcriptional repressor HrcA: MPLDERKKKILEAIINEYILTVEPIGSRTIAKKYDLGISPATIRNEMADLEEMGYIEQPYTSAGRIPSDKGYRYYVNNIIENYLSETYLKDIELFDQMLVEIDDIVKKFAKFLSDRTKHTIVVKMPKIDENKIKRVQIIPVDSKKIVLLIITESGIIKNYLINLSMEIDCNNMEFLNNLLNDKLAGKNERDMDNNLKNEIKSWSRNAEFLIDEITNGIIKSLGQIEDIELYIEGSSNILNFPEYRDMIKAKNFFELLGNRDIMNTVLEPEQDILDVTIGSENKFDNMKDLSIIKATYLINEEIAGSLGIIGPTRMNYFKLLNEINVIAKELSYVLSNIYRNTER, from the coding sequence ATGCCATTAGATGAAAGAAAAAAGAAAATATTAGAAGCAATTATTAATGAATATATTTTAACGGTTGAACCAATCGGTTCTAGGACTATAGCTAAAAAATATGACCTTGGTATAAGTCCTGCTACAATAAGAAATGAAATGGCAGACCTTGAGGAGATGGGTTATATTGAGCAACCATATACATCAGCAGGAAGGATACCTTCAGATAAAGGGTACAGGTATTATGTAAATAATATTATAGAAAATTATTTAAGTGAAACATATTTGAAGGATATTGAATTATTCGATCAAATGCTTGTGGAAATTGATGATATAGTAAAAAAATTTGCGAAATTTTTATCAGACAGAACAAAACATACAATTGTTGTAAAAATGCCAAAGATAGATGAAAATAAAATTAAACGGGTTCAGATAATACCTGTTGATTCAAAGAAGATTGTACTTCTTATTATTACGGAATCTGGCATTATAAAGAATTATCTTATAAATTTAAGCATGGAGATAGATTGTAATAATATGGAATTTTTAAATAATCTTTTAAATGATAAATTAGCCGGTAAAAATGAAAGGGATATGGATAATAATTTAAAAAATGAAATAAAATCATGGTCAAGAAATGCTGAATTTTTAATTGATGAGATAACGAATGGAATTATAAAAAGTCTGGGACAAATTGAAGATATTGAGTTATATATAGAAGGTTCATCAAACATATTGAATTTTCCTGAGTATAGAGATATGATTAAAGCAAAGAATTTTTTTGAACTTCTTGGCAATAGAGATATAATGAATACTGTATTAGAACCTGAACAGGATATTCTTGATGTAACAATAGGTAGTGAAAATAAATTCGATAATATGAAGGATTTAAGTATAATAAAAGCAACATATCTGATCAATGAAGAGATAGCAGGTTCATTGGGTATAATTGGTCCAACAAGGATGAATTATTTTAAGCTTTTAAATGAAATAAATGTAATAGCAAAAGAGCTTTCCTATGTTTTATCAAATATTTATAGAAACACTGAGAGGTGA
- the grpE gene encoding nucleotide exchange factor GrpE: MQKDDKTIKNEEGIQDKEFKCEQGDKDVTDTKQDASLEESNIEKELEELREKFKQKENEANEYLELVQRLKAEFENYRKRTQKEKCELIEFGQEKIILDILPVIDNFERALCSEGDDKTFREGIELIYKQFKGVLEKSGVKEIHAEGEIFDPHKHHAVMQEEVEDKKENEIIEVLQKGYILNNKVIRPSMVKVAK; the protein is encoded by the coding sequence ATGCAAAAAGATGATAAAACAATTAAAAATGAAGAAGGTATTCAAGATAAAGAATTTAAGTGTGAACAGGGGGACAAAGATGTGACAGACACCAAACAGGATGCTTCATTGGAAGAAAGTAATATTGAAAAAGAATTAGAAGAACTAAGAGAAAAGTTTAAACAAAAAGAAAATGAAGCAAATGAATATTTAGAGCTAGTGCAGAGATTAAAAGCTGAATTTGAAAATTATAGAAAGAGGACCCAGAAGGAAAAATGTGAGCTAATAGAGTTTGGACAGGAAAAAATAATATTGGACATACTTCCTGTAATTGATAACTTTGAGAGGGCTCTTTGCAGCGAGGGAGACGATAAAACTTTTAGAGAGGGAATAGAACTCATATACAAACAATTTAAAGGCGTATTGGAAAAATCAGGAGTTAAGGAAATTCACGCAGAAGGAGAAATTTTTGATCCACATAAGCATCACGCAGTTATGCAAGAAGAAGTGGAAGATAAAAAAGAAAATGAAATTATAGAAGTATTGCAAAAAGGTTATATTTTAAATAATAAAGTAATAAGACCAAGTATGGTCAAAGTAGCAAAATAA
- the dnaK gene encoding molecular chaperone DnaK, with protein MGKIIGIDLGTTFSCVAVMEGGQPTVIPNAEGARTTPSVVAFTKDGQRLVGQVAKRQAITNPERTIMSIKRHMGSDYKVKIDNKEYTPQEISAMILQKLKADAEAYLGEKVTQAVITVPAYFNDSQRQATKDAGKIAGLEVLRIINEPTAAALAYGIDKEKNQKIMVYDLGGGTFDVSILEIGDGVFEVLATSGNNHLGGDDFDQRIMDWLIDNFKKEYGIDLKNDKMALQRLKDAAEKAKIELSAATTSNINLPFITADATGPKHINVDLTRAKFEELISDLVQSTVGPVNQALSDAGLKPSDIAQVILVGGSTRVPLVQETVKRVTGKEPNKSVNPDECVAIGAAIQAGVLGGEVKDVLLLDVTPLSLGIETLGGVFTKLIERNTTIPTKKSQIFSTAADGQTSVEIHVLQGERPMARDNKTLGRFTLSGIPPAPRGVPQIEVTFDIDANGIVHVSAKDLGTGKSQDITITSTTNLSEEEIEKMVKEAQQHEAEDKKRKEEIEVRNNADSLLYQAEKTLKDLGDKMTQTEKDDINKEIENVKKALEGSDIDAIKNASEKLSQAFYGVSSRIYQETGRAGQTGTNPDNGEGDANNTGNVHDADYKMKDDNK; from the coding sequence ATGGGAAAAATAATTGGTATTGACCTTGGAACAACATTTTCTTGTGTTGCAGTTATGGAGGGTGGACAACCGACAGTAATACCTAATGCAGAAGGTGCACGTACTACTCCATCTGTTGTAGCATTTACAAAAGATGGTCAGAGATTAGTTGGACAGGTAGCAAAAAGGCAGGCTATCACTAATCCTGAGAGAACAATAATGTCAATAAAAAGGCATATGGGCTCTGATTATAAAGTAAAAATAGATAATAAGGAATATACACCACAGGAAATTTCTGCAATGATATTACAAAAATTAAAAGCAGATGCTGAAGCATATCTCGGCGAGAAAGTAACACAAGCAGTTATTACGGTACCGGCTTATTTCAACGACAGTCAAAGACAGGCTACGAAAGATGCAGGTAAAATAGCCGGACTTGAGGTATTAAGAATTATAAATGAGCCTACTGCCGCAGCATTGGCATATGGTATCGACAAGGAGAAAAATCAAAAGATTATGGTATATGACCTTGGTGGTGGTACCTTTGATGTATCAATACTTGAAATAGGCGATGGGGTATTTGAAGTTCTTGCAACAAGCGGCAATAACCATTTAGGTGGTGATGATTTTGATCAGCGCATAATGGATTGGCTCATAGATAACTTTAAGAAAGAATATGGCATAGACTTGAAGAATGATAAAATGGCTTTGCAGAGGTTAAAGGATGCTGCTGAAAAAGCAAAGATTGAATTATCGGCAGCAACAACATCTAATATTAATTTGCCATTTATTACGGCAGATGCAACAGGACCAAAGCATATTAATGTTGATTTAACAAGAGCAAAGTTTGAAGAATTGATATCAGATCTTGTACAATCTACGGTTGGACCGGTTAACCAGGCATTAAGTGATGCGGGTCTAAAGCCAAGTGATATAGCGCAAGTAATACTTGTAGGTGGTTCTACAAGAGTGCCTCTTGTACAAGAAACGGTTAAGAGGGTAACGGGCAAAGAACCAAATAAGAGTGTTAATCCTGACGAATGTGTTGCAATAGGAGCGGCAATACAAGCAGGAGTACTTGGCGGTGAAGTTAAAGATGTATTACTGCTGGATGTTACACCATTATCGCTTGGCATTGAAACACTTGGTGGTGTGTTTACAAAGTTAATAGAAAGGAATACTACAATACCAACTAAAAAGAGTCAAATATTCTCAACTGCTGCAGATGGACAGACTTCTGTTGAGATACATGTTTTGCAGGGTGAAAGACCTATGGCACGTGACAATAAGACTTTGGGTAGATTTACATTGTCAGGGATTCCGCCTGCACCAAGAGGTGTTCCTCAAATTGAAGTTACATTTGATATTGACGCAAATGGAATTGTGCATGTATCGGCAAAAGACCTTGGCACTGGTAAATCACAGGATATTACAATAACATCTACTACAAATCTTTCAGAAGAAGAAATTGAAAAAATGGTTAAAGAAGCACAACAGCATGAGGCTGAAGATAAGAAGAGGAAAGAAGAAATAGAAGTAAGAAATAATGCAGATTCATTGCTTTATCAGGCTGAAAAAACCTTGAAGGACCTTGGAGATAAGATGACACAGACTGAAAAAGATGACATAAATAAAGAAATAGAAAATGTTAAAAAAGCATTGGAAGGCAGCGATATTGATGCTATTAAAAACGCATCAGAAAAATTATCACAGGCATTTTATGGTGTCTCATCAAGAATTTATCAGGAAACCGGCAGAGCTGGACAAACGGGGACAAATCCGGATAATGGTGAAGGGGATGCTAATAACACAGGTAATGTTCATGATGCAGACTATAAAATGAAAGACGATAATAAATAG
- the dnaJ gene encoding molecular chaperone DnaJ has translation MAKDYYKILGIDKSATDDEIKKAYRKLAKKYHPDVNPGDKESEKKFKEINEAYQILSDPKKRAQYDQFGDAAFNQGGFDQGGFGGFGGFGQGGFDFGGFSDIFGDIFGDVFGGGTRRNMGPERGEDIRVEVTLTFEEAAFGTEKEIEVVRYEDCDKCNGTGAKSGTKPEICPECHGTGEVKITQNTPFGRIVNIRTCPRCHGKGKIISTPCPECHGTGKVRRARKIKVHIPAGIDDGQMVSLRGEGEPGVRGGPKGDLYVVVRIKPHKIFKRDGFDVKLKMPISFTEAALGAEIEVPTLDGRAVYTIPPGTQTGTIFRLRNKGIPHINGRGRGDQYVEVYVEVPKRLSEKQKELLREFDKVSKSEGNNKSFFQRMKDAFGG, from the coding sequence TTGGCAAAAGATTATTATAAAATTCTCGGGATTGATAAAAGTGCAACAGATGATGAAATAAAAAAAGCATATAGGAAGTTGGCAAAAAAATACCATCCGGATGTAAATCCTGGAGATAAAGAATCTGAGAAAAAATTTAAGGAAATAAATGAAGCATATCAGATCTTATCAGATCCTAAAAAGAGAGCACAATATGATCAGTTTGGTGATGCAGCATTTAATCAAGGCGGCTTTGATCAAGGTGGTTTTGGTGGTTTTGGCGGTTTTGGACAAGGTGGTTTTGACTTTGGCGGATTCAGCGATATATTTGGTGATATATTTGGCGACGTATTTGGCGGTGGTACAAGAAGAAACATGGGTCCTGAAAGAGGAGAGGATATCAGGGTTGAAGTAACACTAACATTTGAAGAAGCAGCATTCGGTACAGAAAAAGAAATCGAAGTTGTAAGGTATGAGGATTGTGATAAATGTAATGGTACAGGAGCAAAATCAGGCACTAAGCCTGAAATATGTCCTGAATGCCATGGTACCGGTGAAGTGAAAATTACCCAAAATACTCCATTTGGCAGAATTGTAAATATAAGAACATGTCCAAGGTGTCATGGAAAAGGGAAAATAATTTCAACTCCGTGTCCTGAATGTCATGGAACTGGAAAAGTAAGAAGGGCAAGGAAAATCAAAGTCCATATACCTGCCGGAATAGATGACGGACAGATGGTATCATTGAGGGGTGAAGGTGAGCCTGGTGTTAGAGGGGGTCCTAAAGGAGACCTTTATGTTGTTGTAAGAATCAAACCACATAAGATATTTAAGCGTGATGGATTTGATGTAAAACTAAAAATGCCAATAAGTTTTACAGAAGCGGCTTTAGGAGCAGAGATTGAAGTACCTACTTTGGACGGAAGAGCAGTATATACAATACCACCCGGCACACAGACGGGTACGATATTTAGATTGAGGAATAAAGGTATTCCTCATATAAATGGACGTGGTCGTGGTGATCAATATGTAGAAGTATATGTTGAGGTGCCTAAGAGATTGTCTGAGAAGCAGAAAGAACTATTGAGAGAGTTTGATAAAGTTAGTAAAAGCGAAGGTAATAATAAATCTTTTTTTCAAAGGATGAAAGATGCATTTGGTGGATAA
- the prmA gene encoding 50S ribosomal protein L11 methyltransferase, whose protein sequence is MKWLEVQVTTTVEAEEAVTNIMHEFGASGVVIKDPNDIRLLADESKWDYIDPKLLEDGNSVKISAYFPVLPDIINKVRIIEEKVLGLREFNLDIGDFDLEVSEVDEKDWENNWKKYYKPIKIGEKIVIKPSWEKYNPDANEIIVELDPGMAFGTGTHETTKMCIEYLEKCVKKGDTVFDVGCGSGILSIVSSKLNAGKVLAADIDEVAIKVAYENVMLNKADNVKIFKSDLLSNFIGNADIIVSNIIADVIIKIAEDVSKHLINNGIYISSGIIKDRKDDVLLVLSKYFDIVDIKENGEWVAILSRKK, encoded by the coding sequence ATGAAGTGGCTTGAAGTTCAGGTTACTACTACAGTAGAAGCAGAAGAAGCTGTTACAAATATTATGCATGAATTTGGAGCAAGCGGTGTCGTCATTAAAGATCCTAATGATATAAGGCTGTTAGCAGATGAAAGCAAGTGGGATTATATCGATCCAAAATTATTAGAGGATGGGAATAGTGTTAAAATATCAGCATATTTTCCGGTTTTACCTGATATTATTAATAAAGTAAGAATTATAGAGGAAAAAGTTTTAGGTCTTAGGGAATTTAATCTTGATATAGGAGATTTTGATTTAGAAGTGTCTGAAGTTGACGAAAAGGATTGGGAAAACAACTGGAAGAAATATTATAAACCTATAAAAATAGGAGAAAAAATCGTAATCAAGCCTTCTTGGGAAAAGTATAATCCCGATGCAAATGAAATAATAGTTGAGCTTGATCCAGGTATGGCCTTTGGGACTGGAACACATGAAACAACAAAAATGTGTATTGAATATCTTGAAAAATGTGTAAAAAAAGGCGATACGGTATTTGATGTTGGTTGTGGCTCGGGGATTCTTTCTATTGTAAGTTCAAAGCTGAATGCCGGTAAGGTTTTAGCTGCTGATATAGATGAAGTTGCAATAAAAGTTGCTTATGAAAATGTCATGCTAAATAAAGCTGATAATGTGAAAATATTTAAGAGTGATTTGCTTTCAAATTTTATAGGTAATGCTGATATTATTGTATCTAATATTATTGCGGATGTCATAATAAAAATAGCAGAAGATGTGTCAAAACACCTTATTAATAATGGAATATATATTTCAAGTGGGATTATTAAGGATAGAAAAGACGATGTTTTATTGGTATTAAGTAAATATTTTGATATTGTAGACATAAAAGAAAATGGGGAATGGGTTGCAATTTTATCGAGAAAAAAATAA
- the mtaB gene encoding tRNA (N(6)-L-threonylcarbamoyladenosine(37)-C(2))-methylthiotransferase MtaB, whose product MKAAFYTLGCKVNQYETEAMTELFRKSGYEIVDFDDYSDVYVINSCTVTGRSDMKTRQAIRKARKLNIDSIIAVVGCYAQIAPEEVLEIPEVNLVIGSKGKGQIVELIDRLKKLKINKLNAVHDILKDKNYEELEISTQIEHTRAYLKIQDGCNQFCTYCIIPYARGTVRSRKLNNIIDEVKRLSHMGYKEVVLTGIHVASYGQDLGDVGLLDVIKRVHEVKGIERIRMSSIEPTFLTEDFIKEVSQLRKFCRHYHVSLQSGCDQTLKRMGRRYTTENYREIIERIRKNIVDVAITTDVIVGFPGETNQEFEETYIFLKDIAFSKIHVFKFSKRRGTKAYNYPNQISNAVKTSRSKRVIELSEQCEIDFYKRFIGRKMDVLFEQNVKGMDGFIEGYTDNYIRVAVPGDIRFKNCIIPTTLKEIKKDMVIGEIVEGK is encoded by the coding sequence ATGAAAGCCGCATTTTATACCCTCGGGTGCAAAGTAAACCAGTATGAAACAGAAGCGATGACGGAACTTTTCCGCAAGTCGGGATATGAAATAGTTGATTTTGATGATTATTCAGATGTATATGTCATAAATTCATGTACCGTTACAGGCAGAAGTGATATGAAGACAAGACAGGCAATAAGGAAGGCACGAAAATTAAATATCGATTCAATTATAGCAGTTGTCGGATGTTATGCCCAGATTGCTCCTGAGGAAGTCCTTGAGATACCTGAGGTAAATCTTGTTATCGGTTCAAAAGGTAAGGGGCAGATTGTTGAATTAATTGACAGATTAAAGAAATTAAAGATAAATAAATTAAATGCGGTCCATGATATATTAAAAGATAAAAATTATGAAGAGCTGGAAATATCGACACAGATTGAACATACAAGAGCCTATCTAAAAATTCAGGATGGCTGTAATCAATTTTGTACCTATTGCATAATACCATACGCAAGAGGTACGGTAAGAAGCAGAAAATTGAATAATATCATTGATGAAGTGAAAAGACTTTCACATATGGGTTATAAAGAAGTAGTGCTTACTGGTATTCATGTGGCATCATATGGGCAAGATTTGGGGGATGTAGGACTACTGGATGTAATAAAAAGGGTTCATGAAGTAAAAGGTATAGAAAGAATAAGAATGAGTTCTATAGAGCCAACTTTTTTAACTGAGGATTTTATTAAAGAAGTTTCACAACTTAGAAAATTCTGCAGACATTATCATGTATCACTGCAGAGTGGATGTGATCAGACTTTAAAAAGGATGGGAAGAAGGTATACTACAGAAAATTATAGGGAAATAATAGAAAGGATTAGAAAAAACATTGTTGATGTTGCAATAACGACCGATGTGATAGTAGGTTTTCCCGGTGAAACAAATCAAGAATTTGAAGAAACATATATATTTTTAAAAGATATAGCTTTCAGTAAAATTCACGTTTTTAAGTTTTCAAAAAGAAGAGGTACAAAAGCTTATAACTATCCGAATCAAATAAGCAATGCCGTAAAAACTTCAAGGAGCAAAAGGGTTATAGAGCTATCTGAACAATGTGAAATAGATTTTTATAAAAGATTTATCGGAAGAAAAATGGATGTTCTTTTTGAGCAGAATGTTAAAGGTATGGATGGATTTATTGAGGGGTATACGGATAATTATATAAGGGTTGCAGTTCCAGGAGATATAAGGTTTAAGAATTGCATAATCCCTACTACCTTAAAAGAAATAAAAAAAGATATGGTAATAGGTGAAATTGTTGAAGGAAAATAG
- a CDS encoding IS607 family transposase — translation MELLTISKAAKKIGVHPNSLRNWEKQGLIKPVRLPSGQRRYSIDELNKLLQSGQINTGQEDVVLYARVSTKKQADAGNLYRQLERLRQYANESNYHVVAEFTDVASGLNQKRRGLTNVFKLAERGEYKKLIIEYPDRLTRFGYSYIERHLHYCGVEVIATSEKELEDAQSELVRDLLAIITSFSAKLYGTRGGKKIRQGFRELITEVKSDEEKE, via the coding sequence ATGGAATTGTTAACTATAAGCAAAGCAGCAAAGAAAATAGGTGTCCATCCCAACAGCTTGCGTAACTGGGAGAAACAAGGTTTAATCAAGCCTGTCCGTTTGCCAAGTGGTCAGCGCCGATACTCCATAGACGAACTCAACAAGCTATTGCAGTCCGGACAGATAAACACTGGGCAGGAAGACGTTGTTTTATATGCCCGGGTATCCACCAAAAAGCAGGCAGATGCCGGCAATTTATACAGACAACTGGAAAGACTGAGGCAATATGCTAATGAATCAAATTACCATGTTGTTGCCGAGTTCACCGACGTAGCCAGCGGCTTAAATCAGAAGCGCCGTGGATTGACAAATGTATTCAAGCTGGCTGAACGTGGTGAATACAAGAAGCTTATCATCGAATATCCCGACCGACTGACACGATTTGGGTATTCATACATCGAACGGCATTTGCATTATTGTGGTGTAGAGGTAATCGCCACATCTGAGAAAGAGCTAGAAGACGCACAATCCGAGCTGGTCAGGGACTTATTAGCGATAATCACGTCTTTTTCAGCTAAGCTGTATGGCACCAGAGGAGGTAAGAAGATAAGGCAGGGTTTCCGGGAACTGATAACGGAGGTGAAGTCAGATGAAGAAAAAGAATAA
- a CDS encoding transposase, translated as MKKKNNNLNNDITHTVCGEFFPETYPAFRSKKWSRGMEDPLDTEMRLFCSCTRWAFNRLQEDKSREELKKEGQQVFGLNVRYCDDAILKGRAIIESQKELLKMETEETKTKLTRAKKKLSWAEKTLDKSVEKNDSEKIKKLKHTVHGRKARVKKLSDKLYELKVHQDNDTIPIVVFGGHSLWKKVCKGRVSIEEWRKARQDRLYSRGDKTKGGNPNIKISEYNGEFFLSVTISHLSEQKGMDKKDRPIMTRAPHVEGRLWLPDKYRSKVYQLLSSGAPYTVELIKSKDDRYRVHISFDLTPPDLITNPDYGYLGMDTNPDGAALANVRYDGQPEPWAKDFNVPYPKALHKFDGEFQITVHPNGFLYIKIPELAYSRGFRRTYLVGVLAKIVVDIAKALGKPIALEKLDFGKDRLDTNKKFNRMAANFPFKKMVEAVIRRAFKEGVGVKQVWAAHTSTIGYWKYMEKYGITVHHAAALVIARRALNYKERITKELKQKIQVFKEKLNQKVNSLPGEGKGMTRKVKQMFKRLDGKILTMNGLTRFKQESFYSVWHDLKILALSSR; from the coding sequence ATGAAGAAAAAGAATAACAATTTAAATAATGATATAACTCACACCGTCTGCGGTGAATTTTTCCCGGAAACCTACCCTGCCTTCCGCTCAAAAAAGTGGAGCCGTGGAATGGAAGATCCCTTAGACACTGAAATGCGTCTTTTCTGTTCCTGTACACGCTGGGCATTCAACCGGTTGCAAGAAGATAAATCACGTGAAGAATTAAAAAAAGAAGGTCAGCAGGTATTTGGCTTAAACGTGCGATACTGTGATGATGCCATACTAAAAGGTAGAGCCATAATCGAATCACAAAAAGAGCTTTTAAAGATGGAAACAGAAGAAACAAAAACAAAACTGACCCGTGCGAAGAAGAAACTCAGTTGGGCAGAAAAAACCTTAGATAAATCTGTTGAAAAGAACGATTCGGAAAAAATCAAAAAATTAAAGCACACCGTACATGGTCGCAAAGCCAGGGTGAAAAAACTATCTGATAAACTCTATGAGCTAAAGGTTCACCAGGATAATGACACCATACCGATAGTAGTTTTCGGAGGTCATTCTTTGTGGAAGAAAGTTTGCAAAGGTAGGGTTTCGATAGAAGAATGGCGTAAGGCACGTCAAGACAGGTTATATTCCCGTGGTGACAAAACCAAAGGCGGCAACCCCAACATCAAGATAAGTGAGTATAACGGAGAATTCTTTTTATCAGTGACCATTTCACATCTGTCAGAACAAAAAGGTATGGATAAAAAAGACAGACCAATAATGACCAGAGCGCCCCATGTAGAAGGCAGGCTGTGGTTGCCAGATAAATACCGTTCAAAGGTGTATCAATTGCTTTCATCCGGTGCACCTTATACAGTAGAACTAATCAAAAGCAAGGATGACAGGTACAGGGTGCATATCAGTTTCGATTTAACACCACCTGATTTAATAACCAATCCCGACTACGGATATTTAGGCATGGATACCAACCCTGATGGAGCAGCGCTTGCAAATGTCCGTTATGACGGTCAGCCAGAACCTTGGGCAAAGGATTTTAACGTACCATACCCAAAAGCCCTGCACAAATTTGACGGTGAATTTCAGATAACGGTGCATCCGAATGGTTTTCTTTACATCAAGATACCCGAACTGGCCTACAGCCGTGGTTTCCGGCGTACTTACTTAGTCGGTGTGTTAGCCAAGATAGTAGTAGACATTGCTAAAGCCTTGGGTAAACCCATAGCCTTAGAAAAGCTGGACTTCGGGAAAGACCGTCTGGATACCAACAAAAAATTCAACCGCATGGCAGCCAATTTCCCTTTTAAGAAGATGGTTGAAGCTGTCATACGCAGGGCATTCAAGGAAGGGGTAGGTGTAAAACAAGTCTGGGCAGCACACACATCAACCATAGGCTACTGGAAGTACATGGAGAAGTACGGCATAACTGTCCACCATGCCGCAGCATTGGTAATAGCACGTCGTGCATTGAATTACAAAGAGCGTATAACAAAAGAATTAAAACAGAAAATCCAAGTCTTTAAAGAAAAGCTGAATCAAAAGGTAAATTCCTTACCTGGGGAAGGAAAAGGGATGACCCGAAAGGTGAAGCAGATGTTCAAGAGACTGGACGGAAAGATTCTGACAATGAATGGTTTAACCCGTTTCAAACAGGAATCATTCTATTCCGTCTGGCATGACTTGAAGATTCTTGCTTTATCAAGTAGGTGA
- a CDS encoding histidine triad nucleotide-binding protein, whose translation MKDCIFCKIANKEIKSDIVYEDKYVVAFPDINPQAPVHLLIVPKEHIESPYDINERNKDIVGHVYIIIKKLAQRYGIDKKGYRIVSNCGDDGGQTVMHLHFHLLGGRFMTWPPG comes from the coding sequence GTGAAAGACTGTATATTTTGTAAGATTGCAAATAAAGAAATCAAGTCAGATATTGTTTATGAAGATAAATATGTTGTTGCATTTCCTGATATAAATCCGCAAGCTCCGGTACATCTTTTGATTGTTCCTAAAGAGCATATTGAATCGCCTTATGATATAAATGAAAGAAATAAAGATATAGTAGGACATGTATATATTATAATAAAAAAACTTGCTCAAAGATATGGTATTGACAAGAAAGGCTACAGAATTGTATCAAATTGCGGTGATGACGGTGGACAGACAGTTATGCATTTGCATTTTCATCTTCTTGGAGGAAGATTTATGACGTGGCCGCCGGGTTAA